The following is a genomic window from Pseudomonas lurida.
GTACTGATAGGCGACCAGGTACAACAACGGCCCGCTCCCGCAGAACGCCACCCGCTCGCCGATGGCGCAGCCCTGGTATTTCAAGGCAATTTGCGCGGCGCCGAGGCTGTAGGCACCGGGCAAAGTCCAGCCCGGCACTGGCAGGATGCGGTCGGTGGCGCCCGTGGCGACGATGATGCGCGCGTACTCGAGGCTTTCGGCGCGACCGTTGTTGAGCATGTCCAGGCGACCGTCCTCGGCATTCCATACCAGGGTTTCCGGCCGGTAGTCGATCAGCGGTGCCAGCTCATCAATCGTGCGGTGCACGGCGTCGGCCTTGTTCGCTTCAAATCCGTAGACCTGCTTGGCGGTGCGCTGGAAACCCAAGGGTTGCCGCCGATAGATCTGCCCGCCACCGCGCGGGCTCTCATCCACCAGGCAAGGTGTGACGCCATGGTCGAGCAGCGTACGCGCTGCGCTGATACCGGCCGGGCCAGCCCCCACAATCACTACCGGCTTCATGGTCGGCGCCCCGGATCACGGCTGATCGCCTGGCCTTCTTCCAGCAGCGTCGAACAGGCGCGCACCCGGCGGCCGTCTTCAAGTCGCACCCAGCAGTCCTGGCACGCGCCCATCAGGCAAAACCCGGCGCGCCGCTCGGCACTGAAGTCGCTGCCGCGCAGGTGCT
Proteins encoded in this region:
- a CDS encoding (2Fe-2S)-binding protein; protein product: MALFKRVAETERPALSFTLDGQPASGLLGDTLLTAVLTCAEHLRGSDFSAERRAGFCLMGACQDCWVRLEDGRRVRACSTLLEEGQAISRDPGRRP